The Astyanax mexicanus isolate ESR-SI-001 chromosome 4, AstMex3_surface, whole genome shotgun sequence genome segment gaggataaattcaggaaacaacaatcttacaattacaagataatcttagaaatacaacaatggatggtaccttgtcaaaaagagatcaagagtcatgttattatttaaacccaattaaatcacttaaaagatacaacatggttaaaccactAATAACCAAATatagctaaattatcaaatgctagttaaatcTTGCTGATTCAGACTTCAAtaggaaaatttaatcaggacatatccaaacacatataccagaagtggcatttggtaaatatctgtaaaacacctttttttatatagtcaatctatattttaagtaattcttAGTGAAAAATTACATTCCCTCTGCAGTGAATGTTTAGACAAAGCTGCTGgccggaatttacgaccgtgggagAGGTTGGTGAAAAAGAGTCGCTTATAAGCCCACTGACTTGTGGTCTGCAATGTTAAAAATGGaattccaagcttagaacatttctcctaacttcatgaatcttatttctaagtgattgcagaaataactaagcACAAACCCCTTAATTGGTAtgatatttggtgaatttacaatttccaatgCATTCATTAAGTCTTGAACACTCTCTCAAGTCCGgcagtcccgtccttgtcctggtgatggtgctgttggcaaaaccacaattgtgcacagttccagatgtttaaacattaacggtcctaaatccaggtttacgactgacagcgtctgtaGGAATgtcaaaagaatttaaaaatgtttaccctaaACTTGCATtcagggctcttgagcgaggctgagtgaagaaatagtcaggaaatgtcattttgaaatttaaggctgtttgaaaaagattactccaaggcttttagagtgttctgggggttgaagttccttatagaccataaagtgggggtagtgtgtgtgtgtgtgtgtccaagcgatgcagaaAACCTCTGTTTATTCCACTACACTGTGTTTAAAACGTATTATACTACAACACATGTTTAACTAAGTGGTGGAGATCTCTGAGGGCATGAACAAATGTAGGTATTTAAACATACATGAAAACATAACGTGGAATTCTATAAatatcatccctggataagaatatttttttctgaaccaATAAAAAGGCATTGGTAAATgcactggtgcagtttgagattacactgttgagtaaaacacttcccaaagtctgagcactgatacagtTTCTAtcttgtgtgaatgcgctggtgttttttgagattactctgatgagtaaaactcttcccacagtctgaacagtaatatggtttctctcctgtgtgaatgcgctggtggattttgagactactctgttcagtaaaactcttcccacaatctgagcagtgatacggtttctctcctgtgtgaatgcgctgatgtattttgagagtactctgtcgattaaaactcttccaacagtctgagcagtaatacggtttctctcctgtgtgaatgcgctggtgttttttgagagtacactgtcgattaaaactcttccaacagtctgagcagtaatacggtttctctcctgtgtgaatgcgctggtgttttttgagagtactctgtagagtaaaactcttcccacagtctgagcagtaatacggtttctctcctgtgtgaatgcgctggtgttttttgagagtactctcgAGAGTAaacctcttcccacagtctgagcagtgatacggtttctctcctgtgtgaatgcgctgatgcattTTGAGAGTAttatgttgagtaaaactcttcccacagtctgagcagtgatacggtttctctcctgtgtgaatgcgctggtgtttattgagattactctgatgattaaaactctttccacagtctgagcagtgatacggtttctctcctgtgtgaatgcgctggtgttttttgagatcactctgtttagtaaaactattgacagagtgctgatgttcctccatgtcgggacttttctctgtttcctctgtctgttaaatgtatcaaacaatttctgtgtgttctggagattcttcaggatggcttgtgcttcacctctttcatagatttcagtagaaatcctataatattttcatttctgaaaagaaaaaaaagaagaaataatttagtgtattaaaataaaagcttgttaAGTAACtgaaattaagatatatatatatatatatatatatatatatatatatatatatatatatatatatatatatatatgtaacagtgttaaaagtatatataaatagttaataatatataaattactgCAAATGAGTTCAGCACCACCTGCTGGTCAAAGGCTGCCAGTTTTTAGTATAaaatgagtgcatgctgggagaccCCCAGCAGTCTGAGATATCCCTGCTGTGGGTGAGTTGGCTCTCTACAGAGCTCCagtaaaaatcactaaaataataaaataagtactcAGTGCTagtatattttaatacttaacaGCTCTAAACGACTATATAATGAATGTGCATGTGTTAGTTACATGGATTAAGTCATTTTTGTGTGccaattagctagctaattaagctAGCTGATTTAGCTAACAGGCCACATGTCTCTGTTGCTAACAATAGCTAACTCTGTTTAGGCTGGCTAAGCTGACCAGAAACTGATCTGATGTGTTATGTGAATGCTGAACTCGTTGCAGGtgggtttaaatatataattcGTGTTATTCCTTTGGTTATATTAATAAGTTAAATATTTGAGGaattaaaaaaatgtgctttAGCCATGAGCCTAGCTTTGCTAGGTGTGTTATATCTGGTGGCAGTATTGTATCTCTTTTTTCAATGTTTCTACTGTGAAAAACTATAAAATGGATGATGTGATTTGTGCAACTGTAGTATAATTTTataagaatgtttttattttattttattttgtcttagtcattattttgtaaGGATAAAGTTAACTTAGTTAGATTAATATAATGTATACTAATTATGAGAATACCGTTATAATATAAtacttcataataattataacaataatataattacGTAAATAGATACCATTATAAATGTTTAGCTGCTTAATTAATATTTACTATACGAtcactgtttttttctatttttatgtacCATGGGCAAGAAAAATGTCAAAActgtacatacaaaaaaaaacgagCAGTCTGAGATATCCCTGCTGTGTAGCTGGCTAAGCTGACCAGAAACTGATCTGATGTGTTATGTGAATGCTGAACTCGTTGCAGAATAAAAATACCCATCATCCAAACCATGTGGTGTCTATCCTTGGGGCGGGACGGAGTATGAGAGGTCACATATATATATGggaaatactgggacacctttatattaccataaaagcttctgtacttttgtctcattctaaatccatagacattataatatggagtttagctcgttctgcagtagactgtcagcaggctgcagccgcaaaatatatgtagcaaaactctgctgctgtccactactgaataccatgttggactactactttagtatctcACTTTACACTGAAATACACTAATCCATATAATTAATACTGTACTATATTGACTTCCCTTTTTGCTTACAATAAAGgtgtctcattttatcttataaatatctttatctgtaatttcccaACTTCATCTccggagccagagagcagcagaagctccgagacctgctgcagttttacagaagctaacgttacccacaatttcatcaagcctgtaaaccagctatctgaacaatatgtatcatgttttttagtctttttacgTTAGCTCAGCCTAgctaatgaattaacattttccctgaattttcaattccaccttaaatatcataaCTTCTTATTGGTTGACTTGGAAATGTAGCTacacatttagtaaataaaagacTGTAGATTTGAAAAGCGATATGACTATTTAAACCCATGAAGTGTTTTTCAGCATTTCACATAGAGATGGCGATATtacctaaaacaaaatatttttacctactaaaaatcaaactacaaacggttcaaaactatatttacctttattttgattTCACCTAAATTTCTTATATGGAGTTCAAGTGCATCTGGATGGCAAATAATACCATTATAATTAGTGattatatatatgcaaaaaaaattaaaggaacacTTAAACACAATGTGATAACTGGAAAACAAcatgtactttttttctttttacctgaGTGGCAGCTGCAGTTAAGAcagagctgaataaataaatcaaaaataattataattagtaaaaaaaataataggacTATCTGATATActgctaaatgaataaacaaaaatctctctaataataataataataataataggattagctgatattcagttgccaacttagcgactttgtcactATATaaagcgacttttcagaccctctagcgactttttttgtaagatGTAAGATttctctgagatgaacacgcgctcttcagttactgtcctcgcgctgcagcgggcgctgccgttagccccgcccacaccactcacagtgcagtctgactgtcagagcacacacacaccgctccaccaacacactgtaaataaactgcgcgtgcccacagccgccgctgactgaccccgctctgtatttacagagcagaagtataaatataactgtgtcttcagtgtgacacgaacagaaatcccttaatttaactcacacagtctcagtcattcaatcacctcattcaccacacagcctgtcactcacctcctccacagtgtctgcctctttataaaaagctaaatatctattgaaccattgaataatttgtctatgataggtttaaaaataaagaaaacttaagaaaacgcaaataaataaataaataaactaaaaaaaaatgtagaataacagttccgactaactgctgctcttataataacatttaagaacatggcaaaaaactaatttatacaATTCACGtaaaaaaaatgaagttattgtaaaaaaaagtgacctatttaaaaagcaacagaagtttttcatatgtaacatttctaacacatttatggtgttttttacacacttttttctctcccacaaccctaatcctttacagcttcaaaaacatgtattatgcaaattaggcgatggcgtcatttagcgacttatagcgacttttaggacagccaatagctactttccttactgaggagttggcaacactgtattCTGCTGGTACAGACAGTGGAGGGAAAACTGAGCCTCGTGTTAGTCTCACTTAACTTCTaacagaagagagaaataagctcataaactcttattacctaaatcagtgaattctctacaaaaacactttttaatctgccttatactcgaattaatagcagtatttttaactttaaacatgtttttaaccactatttactcataaaacacggagctcagcacctacccgcagcacagaaacacacagaccgctgctgaggtacggtggctcagaaagaccaaacgtagcgtaactgcagttcaccactaaacagcagtaataataataataataataataattattattattattattacatgtatCAGTTAAGGggctgtttaataaaacagtttAGCTAAAGATACTGTgaacatttaaacatgattttttaattatgtttattattacagtaaaatagtgagttttctgttaaatcattaagctaataattattataaaaacactagTGGCAAAGTGAAATTCCACTTAACGGAGTCTTACCTGACCCTTACCTCACTACAATAATTTCTAAaactaattatttctttttaaatgtaatatttaacaggcaggcttttattttgacgggaaagtcacGGAGATGCTGCTGCACCAGACATTCCAACACACGCCCCCTGATCACCACGCAGAATAAGGAGTAAAGGCTCAGCGGATCTGTTCCACATTCAGACTGAAGAACTCAAGAACTGGAGGATCTGTTCTGGTTCTGATCCGCTATCAGTCTGAACCCAGAAGTAGATCCATGCTGAGACTGGACCACTGTGCGTTTGGAGACCCTGATTTAATGACTGATCCAGATCATatttaacccacatttatctcagatttagttcagatttatctcagatttagttcaggttttgttcagttttatctcagatttagttcaggtttatctcaggtgtgtgttagtgatgtgggggagggagggcaggagtgtgaggctccgttatcctgtgtatgatctgtaaagcccccctATCCCAagctccgcgaccccctactcaaacccccctcctgagatccagtgctggtggtgtaaatgctgcacgtgctgaaggtggtgttggtgtaggagtgaatgtagaacagagatagagagagagaaacttctccgtaCCTTCTGAGGTTCAGCTGATCCGGCTCTTACTCCGGCGCTACAAActccggaagctcagcctcatccgggttatgtagagccccgccccctctcccgctatatcacattataccctatcaccgctagagggagcccgcgagggagtcctcaaagcatggagctgaatggagctaaacagctaaaactctcatttaaaacactgtataactacttctctggggttttcctttaattttacaaagtagaacaaagtatttcattaaaataggacagaaaacgtacctctatatttccattttctaaaatacatgttttttattcagtaaatttactagcattactgctactgatgctggagttacacacagagctcatttaaaagggttaaaactgcagtttaaaatcttaatttaataattaaattatataataaatatctcTGCAGTGCTGAAGCAGTTATTGTTATTCTGTGTTAAGAAATGAATATTGTCGGCATagaaagtatcaaacatttataagtaTAAGAACATGCGTTATATATGTAGTTCCAgtttagtttataaatgtttgatactttttataCTGGAAATTGTATATACAAATTTATAAATTTCAGActcgttatttatttgttttttatttacttatgtcGTGATAATGTATTCTCTACTGTCATGTAAGGTTCAGGATTTTATGAAGTTGTATTCTTTCTACCCAGTTTATTAAacactcaataaataaatgaataaaataattacttaataaaaaaatatatgtgtgaTATGGGCGTGGCCACAGTGATCTCACTCCAATATTCCTAAAAGAATTCCTGGGTAGGATACTCTTGTTGATCCTCCTCTGAAAGTTGGACcaagaagtgcaaaacaaatgtcagaaaacaaaaaaaaatcacgaaaaataattacattatttacattacaaaactaccaataaaataaaaaaaattacacaggcaaaaaaaacaaattacatctcagaaaacaaatatgcaagaaataaaataaaacaagacatGAAAAACTTTTACATTGATCAGTAAAAAAGCaaatgctttgtttgtacatttagctaggctaactaccaataataatgatCAGAAtaacagcaaatgctacattcGTACATTTAGCTAGgatagctaccaataataaaagtcagtaaaaaagGAAATTCTTTCTCTGTGGTTAggacatttagctagctaccaataataatggtcagtaaaacagcaaatacTACATTCATACATTTAGCTAGgatagctaccaataataaaagtcagtaaaagaGGAAATTCTTTCTCTGTGGTTAggacatttagctagctacccataataaaagtcagtaaaacaggaaatgctttgtttgtaTATTTAGCTAGGATAGCTACCaataaaagttattaaaacagtaaatgctgtgtttggatatttagcttGGCTacctaccaataataatggtcagaaaaacagcaaatgctacatttggctagctagctaccaataatGAAAGTCAGTAAAacgtcataaataaaaataaacactttctctAATGAAGTTTAGTTAATTCAATATGAGTTGTTGTGTGctacaacaaacatttaaaacctaaactaaataaattgagGATGTAACTTTCTTTGTGCATAACTATACGGACACTCTTTTAGCCATTGGGTCATTTTTACTTTACTGAACATGGTGCCTTTCTTATGAGTTGAAAGGAAGTTAGGTCATCCAAATAATTAAACcccactttttatattttatgtaatgatcactggacactgtattcctcagaaatataactattttgacacaaaatacacaaaaatctgtacaaacacatttttaaactgagaaaaaaattCTTAGATGACATTTTTGTTTACAGATTTCTGcgtattttgtgttaaaatgaaaaaaaatggtgagaaatacagtgtccagtgatctccgaataagtaaatgtaaaattaattatatacatatacatctatatatatatgtatacatcacatacatatatatatatgtataagaaTTGGCTTATACTACTGTATGAAAAATTAACAATCAATCAAATAAGGGGTGTGTTTGTAGGTAACCGCTGCAGCAGCACAGAGGAGCGGGGCGGAGGGAGGAGGGATTTAgagttgatgtgtgtgtgtgacagacatgTGGATTGGACATTTCTGGGAATACGGAACAAATCGCCTTATTGGTTCAGTATGGGACGCGatatttagttgccaaataaaaGAAGGTTCTGTATTTCAAGGGACGGATGGTAACCCTAATATGAATACAAGTTCAACACACATGCTACTCTACCATTAGAGGTAACCCTTTTGAGactgaacaattaaaaaaatctatttcacactggatttctctgtTGGGCGACttaggcctataggtttcatgtcaaacatatgttgagaaaacacaatgagatgcagatctgcaatataaaagccttttattaaaacacacagatgagtaaatataaagcaatacaaagataatatttactactggataaaaacaatcaacGAACTAAATGGATtggatatttttagtttttttgtagatTAAAAAAACCTTAAGCAACATACGATATCTAATAAGAAAGAGAGTATAAAACgtgagtaatacaacaaccaaataccTATCTATATCACTCTAAGGTAACAAATTTTTAATCAGagcgactgaaccatagacaaacaagaacaccagcagagggaatgaatgagcctgcaaccttactgTGCTACACAAACCTGGAATGGGTttatttcagtatgggaactacggctggagcattttatttaacctctggaaaggattttgttggcctctcttatgatttgcacttttaattgccttcgaacaaatttgaaataattttctctcctgtgtgaatgcgctggtgtcgttggagatgactccgtcgattaaaactcttcccacactctgagcagtgatacggtttctctcctgtgtgaatgcactggtgtttttttaaattactctgtatattaaaactcttctcacagtctgagcagtgatatggtttctctcctgtgtgaatgcgctgatgctgtTTGAGATGACTCAGTGTAATAAAAcccttcccacagtctaagcagtaatACGTTTTCtcgcctgtgtgaatgcgctggtgttttttaagatcactctgtgtagcaaaactcttcccacagtctgagcagtgatacggtttctctcctgtgtgaatgcgctggtgttttgtgagagtactctgtttagtaaaactcttgacagagttctgatgtttctccatttcgggacttggcttcatttgtctgttaaatgtatcaaacaatttctgtgtgttctggagattcttctggacggcttgtgcttcacctcttttagcagtttaacattgctcttagttaaatatcctggttgttggtgatgaatttcaggcgaatattttcatttctggaaaacacaaaaagAGATTCCATTGAATAttcaaataaaagcaggtcagttTACTGAAGGGAACTGCCGAAATCAGTTACACTGTATTAACAAAACttctgggacatcttcatattaccataaaggcttctgtacttttatcccattttaaGCCCAAAGTGTAAGGGGTGGGGgcgctggtggtcctccagccactagagggaggccaccttTTTCCACTTGCAATATTAAGGCACCTGACACCTGTTTAGTACCTTTATAAGGACTACCCACTGCTCAGACACTCTTGATTCTGTTGTGGTCTCACTGGAAgctgaagagagaaagaaatagtgatgataccctttaatctgaagctttgaggcatGTGTCAAAAAAACGACATGCATTGGTTCGAAACACTGTATCACAGCCAAGTGTCAAAGTCTGTGAGCAGAAAGTCTGTGAGATATTTAGATACtttgaatgatcctctgtgaagaataataataatccaaatcATGATCTGACCGGAGCTCTACAGCCTGTGTCATATCTCTGATAGTCCCCTCAcattctgtgctgctgtgctgtgaggtcagttcagtgcgctgtagcattagctaaacttTAGCATTATTCTAATTACGACACTTAAATGATCTTGTAATtgagaggatccagtgatgttcaggaggaaaatgtacagagaataaaacgtacagggtcctaaacatatgtatttagtacagaatgtgatagaggtgagttttatttttactattttacttataattttcagaaattagaaataatttttTCCACAATTTACAAAGCCAGTTACTCAgccctttcactagtgatgccccaacacaccaggagggtgaagactaacatgcTTCCTccagtacatgtgaagtcagccactgactCTTTGTAGCAtcgccaagtagcatcacagcgcactcagatgaaagcgcagcgactcgtgtCGCAGATATCACGATTTAGtgttgtggggagagagcgccatctacccacctgaagggagcttcctctgagcgccggcagtttgatggcaaattattatttttattattattattattaataatattattattattaaagtatcagctaAGGAGCAGCTGGAGACTatattccacagtaatggtttaactaggatttcttaaaaacagcggggctaaagatATTTTAATTTGCTTACAGTTATGTTTACTATTACTATCTGTTAAATAAGTAAGCCAATTAACGTTACTTAGTGAAATTACACTTCTTACCTGAACGTCCCCTCGCTATAATCACTAAAATCACTGAATCTTCagttcttacatttaatattttacaagcgGGAAAGTCACATGACTTTCCAGCAACTGTTGTGGTGAACTTGCTGTTCAATTTAGAAGAAGGAcattttgaaactaaactaaactacactAGAGTAactgagaaatagagacatattACACAAACTTAAtaaggaatttccacagaactggtTTATCTCAGAATTAGTTCAGATGTATCTTAGATTTAGTTCAGATGTATCTCAGATGTGgattagtgatgtgggggagggagggcaggagtgtgaggctccgttatcctcgttatgtagagccccgcccccccccccccgctatATACCATTATACCCcaacaccgctagagggagcccgcgagggagtcctcaatgcatggagctgaatggagctaaacagctaaaactctcatttaaaacactgtagaactacttctctggggttttcctttaattttacaaagtagaacaaagtatttcactaaaataggaaagaaaacaaaaccgtttatttccattttctaaaactaatgtttttttattcagtagatttactagcattactgctactgatgctggagttacacacagaacatgtttaaaatgattaaaactgcagtttataagctttaataattatcacTGCTTTCatgaaacagttatagttgttctgaGGAAATAAGtgcaattttaatttttttgctaaaaataattgtttatacgtttttatacattccagactctgtcaagtggcttgagattcagagcagattctgaaatgagtttttcctctatagagattctctgattgctcctgtacaactccaacaaacagcatttactaattactatggaaagatcagtgctgttgttagagcaccgattgtgacattgattccagtagaaacTTTTGTTAATCTAAGTTTcgtttaaaatattattgttacattttctttacatttaccttcttgatgtcctgcagattcttgaaaaggagatcgtactgcagcagatcttgtttgttgctctccttgtctaaagtctttctatttatgtattcttaAAGATTTACATAAagtgaggtcattcacagctcctccctgtaaaataactctctgacatcacaatggaccatcctgatttctgtatggAAGGGTACgtcacacttgtaaaagcgtttgaaattcatatgcaaaaatcatttttaaactaattatttgtaaaataaaatggatttgtttaagagtttattttttattgaatgataaaaacttttttaacgtTTCCAAAATACATTCAGCAAGCATTTTCATTCTGCTACAAAACATTATCCAACTTTTACacaattttttgtacatattaaaggaagaagttactgatgttggagactactgttgccagattatatcaggttctgtgtagaaatatagaCAAAGAcatctggttgcttgagtcacgtaaaactaccccaacaaatagcacttatcAAATTTTACttaaaggtcagcactattgttaaagtagcaatgttggcatttcttttcaacacttttttcaatacaaagatccattagaactaagaaGTCTTCAGGATTATTTCAGTATGTAAGAGTGTTTTACACCAAGAAATCCTATGTTAACAAGTGATTCTTAATGTGCTTAGTTCTATTGGAAATAATGtagtccatatttaatttaaaattgaataataaaatttgattactgaaaatgaactgaataagGTGAGTTTTCACTTAATttatcaatagtaccattttgaccaccccaaagag includes the following:
- the LOC125801492 gene encoding zinc finger protein 3-like, which encodes MEEHQHSVNSFTKQSDLKKHQRIHTGEKPYHCSDCGKSFNHQSNLNKHQRIHTGEKPYHCSDCGKSFTQHNTLKMHQRIHTGEKPYHCSDCGKRFTLESTLKKHQRIHTGEKPYYCSDCGKSFTLQSTLKKHQRIHTGEKPYYCSDCWKSFNRQCTLKKHQRIHTGEKPYYCSDCWKSFNRQSTLKIHQRIHTGEKPYHCSDCGKSFTEQSSLKIHQRIHTGEKPYYCSDCGKSFTHQSNLKKHQRIHTR